One region of Cyanobium sp. M30B3 genomic DNA includes:
- a CDS encoding 2-oxo acid dehydrogenase subunit E2, whose product MATHEIFMPALSSTMTEGKIVEWLKQPGDRVERGESVLVVESDKADMDVEAFQEGFLAAVLMPAGGTAPVGETIGLIVETEAEIAEAAAKAPAAPAAATATPAPATPAAAAPVAAAVAAAAPAPAPAPVTAAPPAPAPVAVAVAAPASTASGRVVASPRAKKLASQLGVDLNALRGSGPHGRIQAEDVLAAGGQPVSVPRVAEGSGPALAPAPAGGNGGGGGSGRGAVAPAPAGDAFGRPGEAVAFNTLQNAVNRNMLASLAVPCFRVGYTITTTRLDAFYKQVKSKGVTMTALLAKAVAVTLARHPQVNAATSADGSAMAYPAAVNVAVAVAMEDGGLITPVLAAADRTDIYSLARSWADLVARARSKQLQPEEYSTGTFTLSNLGMFGVDRFDAILPPGTGAILAVAASRPTVVAGKDGSMRVANQMQVNLTCDHRTIYGAHAAAFLKDLAQLIETNPESLAL is encoded by the coding sequence TTGGCCACCCACGAAATCTTCATGCCCGCCCTCTCCTCCACGATGACGGAGGGCAAGATCGTGGAGTGGCTGAAGCAGCCCGGCGACCGCGTTGAGCGCGGTGAGTCGGTGCTGGTGGTGGAGAGCGACAAGGCAGACATGGATGTGGAGGCGTTCCAGGAGGGCTTCCTGGCAGCCGTGCTGATGCCCGCGGGTGGCACGGCGCCGGTGGGGGAGACGATCGGCCTCATCGTGGAAACCGAGGCGGAGATCGCCGAGGCCGCCGCCAAGGCGCCGGCGGCTCCGGCTGCCGCCACAGCCACCCCAGCCCCAGCCACCCCAGCTGCGGCTGCGCCGGTGGCTGCCGCTGTCGCTGCCGCTGCTCCGGCTCCGGCTCCGGCCCCGGTCACAGCCGCTCCTCCCGCCCCGGCTCCCGTGGCGGTGGCGGTGGCGGCGCCGGCCTCCACGGCGAGCGGCCGGGTGGTGGCCTCCCCTCGCGCCAAGAAATTGGCATCCCAGCTGGGGGTGGATCTCAATGCCCTGCGCGGCAGCGGCCCCCACGGCCGCATCCAGGCTGAGGACGTGCTGGCCGCCGGCGGCCAGCCGGTGAGCGTGCCGCGGGTGGCCGAGGGCAGTGGCCCGGCCCTGGCCCCGGCGCCGGCGGGCGGCAATGGCGGTGGCGGTGGCAGTGGCAGGGGCGCGGTGGCCCCGGCTCCAGCAGGGGATGCTTTCGGGCGGCCCGGCGAGGCGGTGGCGTTCAACACCCTGCAGAACGCCGTGAACCGCAACATGCTGGCCAGCCTGGCGGTGCCCTGCTTCCGGGTGGGCTACACGATCACCACCACCAGGCTCGACGCCTTCTACAAGCAGGTGAAATCCAAGGGCGTCACCATGACCGCCCTGCTGGCCAAGGCCGTCGCCGTGACCCTGGCGCGCCATCCCCAGGTGAACGCCGCCACCAGCGCTGACGGCAGCGCCATGGCCTACCCCGCCGCCGTGAACGTGGCCGTGGCCGTGGCGATGGAAGACGGCGGCCTGATCACCCCGGTGCTGGCTGCCGCCGACAGGACCGACATCTATTCCCTGGCCCGCAGCTGGGCCGATCTGGTGGCCAGGGCCCGCAGCAAGCAGCTGCAGCCGGAGGAGTACAGCACCGGCACCTTCACCCTCTCCAACCTGGGCATGTTCGGCGTCGACCGCTTCGACGCGATCCTGCCGCCCGGCACCGGCGCCATCCTGGCGGTGGCGGCGTCGCGGCCCACGGTGGTGGCCGGCAAAGATGGCTCGATGCGGGTGGCCAACCAGATGCAGGTGAATCTCACCTGCGACCACCGCACCATCTACGGCGCCCATGCCGCCGCGTTCCTCAAGGACCTGGCCCAGCTGATCGAGACCAACCCGGAGAGCCTGGCGCTCTGA
- the queA gene encoding tRNA preQ1(34) S-adenosylmethionine ribosyltransferase-isomerase QueA, whose product MSTPADLRLSSYDFPLPQERIAQRPVEPRHAARLLAVDPLGSGPAPHVRHLSVWDLQQELRPGDLLVVNDTRVLRARLEARRPTGGAVELLVLEPWQPPNATTDPAGTAAGVGAGVGRWLCLAKPAKKLQAGHWIEVVAAGQPPLPVQVLGRDPATGGRILQFPADCADAASLEPLLVRYGAIPLPPYIHEHDAADNERYQTRYATRPGAVAAPTAGLHLSDALLEAIRARGVELATTTLHVGLGTFRPVETEDLRQLELHSEWVEVTPQLVEAVAACRARGGRVIAIGTTSVRSLEAVAQLHGGVLAPHTGPVNLVIQPGYRFAVVQGLLTNFHLPRSSLLLLVSALIGRERLLALYAEAIERQYRFFSYGDAMWIAPEAVLNAARPAAGRHTSAPPDQRSAG is encoded by the coding sequence ATGAGCACCCCCGCTGATCTGCGGCTCTCGAGCTACGACTTCCCCCTGCCCCAGGAGCGCATCGCCCAGCGGCCGGTGGAGCCTCGCCATGCGGCTCGACTCCTGGCGGTGGATCCGCTGGGCAGCGGCCCTGCTCCCCATGTCCGCCATCTCAGCGTGTGGGACCTGCAGCAGGAGCTGCGGCCGGGCGATCTGCTGGTGGTGAACGACACGCGGGTGTTGCGGGCGCGCCTGGAGGCGCGCCGGCCCACGGGTGGAGCCGTGGAACTGCTTGTGCTCGAGCCCTGGCAACCGCCCAACGCCACCACGGATCCCGCTGGTACCGCAGCGGGGGTGGGGGCTGGGGTGGGTCGCTGGCTCTGCCTGGCGAAGCCGGCCAAGAAGCTGCAGGCCGGGCACTGGATCGAGGTGGTGGCGGCCGGTCAGCCCCCCCTGCCGGTGCAGGTGCTCGGCAGGGATCCCGCGACGGGAGGGCGCATCCTGCAGTTCCCTGCCGATTGCGCCGACGCCGCTTCCCTGGAGCCGCTGCTGGTGCGCTATGGCGCCATCCCACTGCCGCCCTACATCCACGAGCACGACGCCGCCGACAACGAGCGCTACCAGACTCGCTATGCCACCCGCCCCGGCGCCGTGGCGGCCCCCACGGCCGGGTTGCACCTGAGCGATGCGCTGCTGGAGGCGATCCGCGCGCGGGGCGTGGAGCTGGCCACCACCACCCTGCACGTGGGTCTGGGTACCTTCCGGCCGGTGGAGACGGAAGACCTGCGCCAGTTGGAGCTCCACAGCGAGTGGGTGGAGGTGACGCCGCAGCTGGTGGAGGCGGTGGCGGCCTGCCGCGCCCGCGGCGGCCGGGTGATTGCCATCGGCACCACCTCGGTGCGCAGCCTGGAGGCCGTGGCCCAGCTCCATGGCGGGGTGCTGGCGCCCCACACCGGCCCGGTGAATCTGGTGATCCAGCCCGGGTATCGCTTCGCCGTGGTGCAGGGGCTGCTCACCAACTTCCACCTGCCCAGGAGTTCCCTGCTGCTGCTCGTGAGTGCCCTGATCGGCCGCGAGCGCCTGTTGGCTCTCTACGCCGAAGCAATCGAGCGCCAGTACCGCTTCTTTTCCTATGGCGATGCCATGTGGATCGCGCCGGAGGCGGTGCTCAACGCCGCGCGTCCAGCTGCAGGCAGGCATACGTCTGCACCACCGGATCAGCGCTCAGCAGGGTGA
- a CDS encoding type II toxin-antitoxin system VapC family toxin has protein sequence MDLLLDTEVFLWAISDDTRLGPFSRALITIEASRVLLSHASLWEITLKQGLEGAGMPLSTAQAMQWCTASGFDLLPVEPAHLISLAQLPHRHSDPFDRLLIAQSVCDNLTLLSADPVVQTYACLQLDARR, from the coding sequence ATGGATCTGCTGCTCGATACGGAGGTATTTCTCTGGGCCATCAGCGATGACACGCGGCTCGGGCCCTTCAGCCGCGCCCTGATCACCATCGAGGCCAGCCGCGTGCTGCTCAGCCACGCCTCGCTCTGGGAGATCACGCTCAAGCAGGGCCTGGAGGGGGCCGGCATGCCCCTCTCCACCGCCCAGGCCATGCAGTGGTGCACGGCGTCCGGCTTCGACCTGCTGCCCGTGGAGCCGGCCCACCTGATCTCGCTGGCCCAGCTTCCCCATCGCCACAGCGATCCCTTCGACCGCCTGCTGATCGCCCAGTCGGTGTGCGACAACCTCACCCTGCTGAGCGCTGATCCGGTGGTGCAGACGTATGCCTGCCTGCAGCTGGACGCGCGGCGTTGA